From Pyxicephalus adspersus chromosome 7, UCB_Pads_2.0, whole genome shotgun sequence, a single genomic window includes:
- the STRADB gene encoding STE20-related kinase adapter protein beta — translation MSCLDCSCLRRTPVKSISQCKDSTCSIYPHWAGELPQCWIPPVPGGHDLPVRSHEASSYELQEELGKGFNNLTSIYLAQHTPTGTSVSVRLTDLDDCSDEHIKFLQNEVVMSSFFRHSNIFLSWKMFTVGTWLWVISPFMSYGSASSLMKTYYPEGMSEALIGNILYGTLKGLHYLHQNGYIHRSVKGSHILISDEGLVSLSGLGHLYSMVRSGERVKVAYDFPNFSTAMLPWLSPELLRQDLYGYNVKSDIYSVGITACELATGRVPFMDMHRTRMLLQKLKGPPENPLYEGTFPGEQSPMKISRSGVDSGIGESVVAASMTQTMTSDRLRTPSPRTFSAALQNLVEICLQQDPEKRPSAAMLLSHPFFKQVREQTHGSILSLLPSLPPLRKHSPPKPFLQSWNKSYRKATEENKEWTFH, via the exons ATGTCTTGTCTG GACTGTTCCTGCCTGAGACGGACACCTGTGAAATCTATAAGTCAGTGTAAAGATTCGACTTGCAGCATCTATCCACACTGg GCAGGCGAGCTGCCTCAGTGCTGGATTCCACCTGTTCCGGGAGGGCATGACCTGCCAGTACGCTCCCATGAAGCCTCCAGCTATGAGCTCCAGGAGGAACTCG GAAAAGGGTTTAACAATTTAACTTCAATCTACCTCGCTCAACATACTCCTACGGGAACATCGGTCTCCGTGCGACTCACAGATTTGGATGACTGTTCTGATGAACACATCAAATTCTTACAG AATGAAGTGGTTATGTCCTCATTTTTCCGGCATTCTAACATTTTCCTTTCATGGAAGATGTTTACTGTGGGGACCTGGCTCTGGGTTATCAGTCCCTTCATGTCATACG GGTCTGCTAGCAGCCTCATGAAGACCTATTATCCTGAAGGAATGAGTGAAGCTTTAATAGGAAACATTCTGTATGGAACATTAAAAGGATTACACTATCTGCATCAAAATGGATATATCCACAG AAGTGTGAAAGGCAGCCATATCCTCATTTCAGATGAAGGTCTTGTTTCTCTTTCTGGACTTGGTCACCTCTACAGCATGGTCCGAAGTGGTGAAAGAGTTAAGGTGGCATATGATTTTCCTAATTTTAGCACTGCAATGCTTCCTTGGTTAAGTCCTGAGCTACTGAGACAG gaCCTTTATGGGTACAATGTGAAGTCGGACATCTACAGTGTTGGAATCACTGCCTGTGAATTAGCTACTGGGCGTGTTCCATTTATGGACATGCACCGCACTCGG ATGCTGCTACAAAAACTAAAAGGTCCACCTGAGAATCCTCTGTATGAAGGTACTTTTCCCGGTGAGCAGTCGCCTATGAAGATCTCTCGCTCTGGAGTGGATTCAGGAATAGGAGAAAGTGTAGTTGCTGCAAGCATGACTCAGACTATGACTAGCGACAGGCTGAGGACTCCGTCcccaagaacattttcagcagcCTTGCAGAACTTGGTGGAAATTTGCCTACAGCAGGATCCTGAGAAAAG ACCATCGGCTGCCATGTTGTTGTCTCATCCATTTTTCAAACAG GTAAGAGAGCAGACACACGGCTCCATACTATCATTGCTGCCTTCTCTGCCACCACTACGGAAGCACAGCCCACCTAAGCCATTTCTGCAAAGCTGGAACAAATCCTACAGAAAAGCTACAGAGGAAAATAAAGAATGGACATTTCACTAA
- the TMEM237 gene encoding transmembrane protein 237: protein MKRNPRTTWDRIVGRPSAIEGSAVLKLCERSWPQWKEVGHRHVPFRQCQEEIPIGRPKKKKSKTSSAQEDAVQDTDLRPSESREPLTPERRKKKKKKLIDAETSFTNQANISSSIVQNGNGTDYPPSEEGVVRKPRRRAKKTRPAEQGFPSDMGVEDEDIISDGQMKIPEHHPAFIVPSLTSHPVGKLFVEKNRKFQAADRTGIVKTTEQTDDFLDVKPTWTSMDVSLTVHRAFRMIGLFCSGFLAGYTVWNIVVIYVLAGSQLTTLPKLLEIYKDLAYPSQSFLYFLLALSTVSAFDRIDLASISNAFRGLVALDPSAVASFLYFVALFFTLSQQMTSDRINFYTPPTQNGSLWQEATELQILQPWIVINLVVTLLVGLAWLFLSCRPDLDHSEESIFVPEEEDYPDMEKGLKIQA from the exons GCACCGCCACGTGCCCTTCCGCCAATGCCAAG AAGAAATTCCTATTGGACGCCCAAAGAAGAAAAAGTCAAAGACAAGCAGTGCACAGG AAGATGCTGTACAAGACACAGATCTAAGGCCTTCTGAAAGTAGAGAACCGCTTACACCTGAAAGgcggaagaagaaaaagaagaaactgaTAG atGCTGAAACTTCATTTACCAATCAAGCTAATATTAGTTCATCAATAGTACAAAATGGCAACGGCACTGATTACCCGCCCTCTGAGGAAGGGGTTGTTCGTAAACCTCGCAGGAGAGCAAA aaAAACACGACCTGCAGAACAAGGATTCCCCAGTGATATGGGGGTAGAGGATGAAGATATCATTTCTGATGGACAAATGAAAATTCCTGAACACCATCCTGCATTCATTGTACCCTCTCTCACAAGCCATCCCGTGGGCAAActctttgtggaaaaaaata GAAAATTTCAAGCTGCTGACCGAACTGGTATTGTCAAAACCACAGAACAGACTGACGATTTTTTGGATGTTAAGCCAACATGGACCAGCATGGACGTTTCTCTTACTGTACATCGTGCTTTCAG GATGATTGGACTTTTCTGCAGCGGTTTCCTTGCTGGTTACACCGTATGGAACATTGTGGTCATTTATGTACTTGCTGGTAGCCAGCTAACTACTCTTCCTAAGCTTCTGGAAATCTATAAAGACTTGGCATATCCATCTCAGAGCTTCCTGTATTTTTTGTTGGCTCTCAGCACAGTCTCGGCATTTGACAG GATTGATCTGGCCAGCATATCAAATGCATTCCGTGGTCTTGTTGCATTGGATCCTTCAGCTGTGGCATCATTCT tgtactTTGTGGCTCTGTTTTTTACTCTTAGTCAGCAAATGACAAGTGATCGGATAAACTTCTACACACCTCCAACACAGAATGGCAGCTTGTG GCAAGAAGCCACAGAATTACAGATTCTCCAGCCATGGATTGTAATAAATCTGGTTGTAACTCTGCTAGTAGGACTTGCCTGGTTATTTCTGTCCTGCCGGCCAGACCTGGATCACAGCGAAG AATCTATATTTGTACCAGAAGAGGAAGATTACCCAGACATGGAGAAAGGGTTAAAAATTCAAGCATGA